One Solanum lycopersicum chromosome 2, SLM_r2.1 genomic region harbors:
- the LOC101266794 gene encoding pentatricopeptide repeat-containing protein At4g13650, translated as MMRNIQSLFKSTDCLRKEIWSSQYGKQIRLKNCSFSSCASINSVVLDDCSDEENEYYSSIVHQQVAKDKGYFDHTYYLSLLDSCLSEGSIIDAKKLHGKLLTLGFGADYRIGARFLDIYVAGGDLSSASQIFDNLPIGIRNVSCWNKLLSGFSRIKRNDEVFNLFSRMLGEDVNPDECTFSEVLQACSGNKAAFRIQGVEQIHALITRYGLGLQLIVSNRLIDLYSKNGFVDSAKQVFEDMVVRDSSSWVAMLSGFCKNNREEDAILLYKDMRKFGVIPTPYVFSSVISASTKIEAFNLGEQLHASIYKWGFLSNVFVSNALVTLYSRCGYLTLAEQVFVEMPQKDGVTYNSLISGLSLKGFSDKALQLFEKMQLSSLKPDCVTIASLLGACASLGALQKGRQLHSYATKAGLCSDSIIEGSLLDLYVKCSDIETAHKFFLGSQMENIVLWNVMLVGYGQMGDLDESFKIFSLMQFKGLQPNQYTYPSILRTCTSVGALYLGEQIHSQVLKTCFWQNVYVCSVLIDMYAKHEKLDAAEKIFWRLNEEDVVSWTSMIAGYAQHDFFVEALKLFREMQDRGIRSDNIGFASAISACAGIQALYQGRQIHAQSVMSGYSLDHSIGNALIFLYARCGKIQDAYAAFDKIDTKDIISWNGLVSGFAQSGFCEEALKVFSRLHGDGVEANMFTYGSAVSAAANTTNIKQGKQIHARIKKTGYNAETEASNILITLYAKCGSLVDARKEFLEMQNKNDVSWNAMITGYSQHGCGNEAIELFEEMRHLGVKPNHVTYLGVLSACSHVGLVDKGLGYFNSMSKDYGLMPKLEHYASVVDILGRAGHLQRAMNFVETMPVEPDAMVWRTLLSACIVHKNIEIGEETGHRLLELEPQDSATYVLLSNLYAVLGRWDSRNQTRLLMKDRGVKKEPGRSWIEVQNTIHAFFVGDRLHPLANHIYDFVEELNKRVVMIGYVQDNNSLWNDLELGQKDPTAYIHSEKLAIAFGLLSLHEMIPIRVMKNLRVCNDCHNWIKCVSKVANRAIIVRDAYRFHHFADGQCSCNDFW; from the exons ATGATGAGAAATATTCAATCCCTTTTCAAGTCTACTGATTGTCTTCGCAAG gaaatttgGAGTTCTCAATATGGTAAACAAATTAGATTGAAGAACTGTAGTTTTAGTAGCTGTGCAAGTATAAATTCAGTGGTTCTTGATGATTGTTCAGATGAAGAAAATGAATATTATTCATCTATTGTTCATCAGCAGGTAGCGAAGGACAAAGGGTATTTTGATCATACTTATTATCTAAGCTTACTAGATAGTTGCTTGAGTGAAGGGTCAATTATAGATGCCAAGAAACTACACGGGAAGTTGTTGACATTGGGATTTGGCGCTGACTATAGGATTGGTGCTAGGTTTCTTGATATTTATGTTGCTGGTGGAGATTTATCGAGTGCATCGCAAATATTTGATAATTTGCCAATAGGAATTAGAAATGTGTCTTGCTGGAATAAATTACTGTCTGGTTTTTCAAGGATAAAAAGAAATGACGAAGTTTTCAATTTGTTTTCTCGAATGTTAGGAGAAGATGTTAATCCAGATGAGTGCACATTTTCTGAAGTTCTGCAAGCTTGCAGTGGTAACAAGGCTGCATTTCGTATCCAGGGTGTTGAACAGATTCATGCTTTGATTACGCGCTATGGTCTTGGGTTGCAGCTCATCGTTTCTAACCGTTTGATTGATTTGTATTCCAAAAATGGATTCGTAGATTCTGCTAAGCAAGTCTTTGAGGATATGGTGGTAAGGGATAGTTCGTCTTGGGTTGCCATGTTATCTGGTTTTTGCAAGAACAACCGAGAAGAAGATGCTATTCTCCTATATAAGGATATGCGTAAATTTGGAGTTATTCCGACGCCATATGTTTTCTCGAGTGTTATTAGTGCATCCACTAAGATAGAAGCATTTAATTTGGGGGAACAGCTCCATGCTAGTATTTATAAGTGGGGATTTTTATCCAATGTTTTTGTCAGTAATGCCCTTGTTACATTGTATTCTCGCTGTGGATACTTGACATTGGCAGAGCAAGTATTTGTTGAAATGCCGCAGAAGGATGGAGTTACCTATAATTCTCTAATCTCTGGTCTCTCTTTGAAAGGATTCAGTGATAAGGCTCTACAGTTATTCGAAAAAATGCAGTTAAGTTCGTTAAAACCTGACTGTGTTACAATTGCAAGCCTCTTAGGTGCTTGTGCATCATTAGGAGCTCTTCAGAAGGGAAGACAACTGCATTCTTATGCAACAAAGGCAGGTCTATGCTCAGATAGCATTATTGAAGGTTCTTTACTTGACCTTTATGTTAAGTGCTCTGACATTGAAACAGCCCATAAATTTTTCCTTGGAAGCCAGATGGAAAACATTGTTCTTTGGAATGTGATGCTCGTGGGTTATGGGCAGATGGGTGATTTGGATGAatcattcaaaatattttcactgATGCAGTTTAAAGGGCTACAACCTAATCAATACACATACCCCAGTATATTGAGAACTTGTACATCTGTTGGCGCTCTGTATCTTGGAGAACAAATACATAGCCAAGTATTAAAAACTTGCTTTTGGCAGAATGTTTATGTGTGTAGTGTGCTTATAGATATGTATGCCAAGCATGAAAAATTGGATGCAGCAGAGAAAATCTTTTGGCGTCTAAATGAGGAAGATGTTGTATCTTGGACATCTATGATTGCTGGATACGCTCAGCATGACTTCTTTGTTGAAGCTCTAAAACTTTTTAGAGAAATGCAAGACCGTGGTATTCGATCTGATAACATAGGATTTGCAAGTGCAATCAGCGCATGTGCCGGCATTCAAGCACTCTATCAAGGGAGACAAATCCATGCACAGTCAGTGATGTCAGGCTACTCATTAGATCATTCAATAGGCAATGCGTTGATTTTTCTTTATGCGAGATGCGGCAAAATACAAGATGCATATGCAGCATTTGACAAAATTGATACAAAAGATATTATTTCGTGGAATGGCTTGGTATCAGGATTCGCCCAAAGTGGATTTTGTGAAGAAGCATTAAAAGTATTTTCTAGATTGCACGGAGATGGAGTGGAAGCTAACATGTTCACATATGGATCTGCTGTTAGTGCCGCTGCTAATACCACTAATATTAAACAGGGGAAGCAGATTCATGCGAGAATAAAAAAGACAGGTTATAACGCCGAAACAGAAGCTTCCAATATCCTGATCACATTGTATGCGAAGTGCGGAAGCCTTGTGGATGCCAGGAAAGAGTTTCTTGAAatgcaaaataaaaatgatgtttcATGGAATGCCATGATAACAGGCTATTCTCAACATGGGTGTGGCAATGAAGCTATAGAACTGTTTGAGGAGATGAGACATCTTGGTGTGAAGCCAAACCATGTCACTTATTTGGGTGTTTTATCAGCGTGTAGCCATGTGGGTTTAGTGGATAAGGGGCTTGGCTATTTCAATTCAATGAGTAAGGATTATGGTTTAATGCCAAAACTAGAACATTATGCATCTGTTGTAGACATTTTAGGACGAGCTGGCCATTTGCAGCGTGCGATGAACTTTGTGGAGACAATGCCAGTAGAACCTGATGCAATGGTTTGGAGGACCCTCCTAAGTGCTTGCATAGTTCACAAGAACATTGAAATAGGGGAAGAGACAGGTCACCGCCTCCTAGAATTGGAGCCTCAAGACTCAGCAACTTATGTTTTATTATCAAACCTATATGCAGTTCTTGGAAGATGGGATTCTCGGAACCAGACAAGGCTACTGATGAAAGATAGAGGTGTTAAGAAAGAGCCAGGTCGTAGCTGGATTGAAGTTCAAAACACTATCCATGCATTTTTTGTTGGAGATAGACTCCATCCACTAGCAAATCATATCTATGACTTTGTGGAGGAACTAAATAAACGGGTAGTAATGATTGGTTATGTTCAAGACAATAATAGTCTTTGGAATGATCTGGAGTTGGGACAAAAAGATCCAACTGCTTATATTCACAGTGAAAAGTTAGCTATTGCATTTGGACTTTTAAGCTTGCATGAAATGATCCCCATAAGAGTGATGAAGAATCTCCGCGTCTGCAATGATTGCCACAATTGGATAAAGTGTGTGTCGAAAGTTGCAAATCGGGCCATTATTGTACGGGATGCATACAGGTTTCATCATTTTGCAGATGGTCAATGTTCCTGCAATGATTTCTGGTAA
- the LOC101251352 gene encoding putative 3'(2'),5'-bisphosphate nucleotidase, mitochondrial, protein MDLLRCSGVRFPVTPLLRPFRTEIRPCFAAVRSSLSLPFPEQKAKYYRELEAAVDVVERACRLCVDVKSLLFSDDDKILEKNDQTPVTIADFGVQALVSLEMNRLFPSIPLVAEEDSSFLRSTNLVGAVVDVVANKATFRDEVTEDSVLKAIDRGGKDAYNFGPNPATYWVLDPIDGTRGFVKGVEALYVVALALVVEGQIVLGVMGCPNWDEDYFVICVTGVQETGNNFSRSGMIMVSHVGCGTWKQRLSHKLTIELSQSWTRCSVDGCQVLKEARFCTPESQKWESFPLSSSFNAKTDSEKIGKGDILLVPACCGSLCKYMMVASGRASVFLLRATTRKVMKKISGYAPAWDHAVGIICVHEAGGKVTDWEGSSIDFAADQVARRTIFPSGGFLVTNYILHNQILGLISSNPSIN, encoded by the exons ATGGATCTCCTCCGGTGCTCCGGCGTTCGGTTTCCTGTGACTCCTCTCCTACGTCCATTTCGTACGGAAATTCGCCCATGCTTCGCCGCTGTGAG GTCGAGTTTGAGTCTTCCATTCCCCGAGCAGAAAGCCAAATATTATAGAGAGCTGGAAGCTGCTGTTGATGTTGTCGAGCGAGCTTGCCGTCTCTGCGTTGat GTGAAGAGTTTGCTGTTCTCCGATGATGATAAGATTCTTGAGAAAAATGACCAAACCCCAGTCACTATTGCAGACTTCGGGGTGCAGGCTTTGGTCAGCTTGG AGATGAACAGACTCTTCCCGTCCATTCCTTTGGTGGCTGAAGAGGACTCATCATTCTTGCGGTCAACTAATCTAGTAGGAGCAGTAGTTGATGTGGTCGCTAATAAAGCAACCTTTAGAGACGAAGTAACCGAAGATAGTGTCTTGAAAGCAATTGACAGAGGAGGCAAGGATGCTTATAATTTTGGGCCTAACCCAGCCACGTACTGG GTGCTGGATCCCATTGACGGGACACGAGGGTTTGTTAAAGGTGTTGAAGCTCTCTATGTG GTGGCTTTGGCTCTTGTGGTTGAAGGACAGATTGTTTTGGGAGTTATGGGGTGCCCTAACTGGGATGAAGACTATTTTGTTATATGTGTCACCGGTGTTCAAGAAACTGGAAACAATTTCTCCAGATCTGGGATGATTATGGTTTCTCACGTGGGTTGTGGAACGTGGAAACAAAGGTTGTCACACAAGTTAACCATCGAGTTGTCTCAAAGTTGGACAAGATGCTCCGTCGATGGATGCCAAGTACTTAAGGAGGCACGTTTTTGTACACCAGAAAGTCAGAAGTGGGAGTCTTTTCCTCTATCATCCTCATTTAATGCAAAAACAGACTCTGAAAAAATAGGGAAAGGAGACATCCTTCTTGTTCCTGCATGCTGTGGAAG TTTGTGCAAATATATGATGGTGGCTTCTGGTAGAGCGTCAGTTTTTCTTCTTCGTGCAACAACCAGAAAAGTTATGAag AAAATCTCTGGCTATGCCCCTGCTTGGGACCATGCTGTTGGAATCATATGTGTTCATGAAGCCGGGGGAAAG GTGACTGACTGGGAAGGAAGTTCAATTGATTTTGCAGCAGATCAAGTTGCAAGGAGAACTATATTTCCATCTGGTGGCTTTCTTGTGACGAATTATATCTTACATAATCAGATACTTGGACTCATCTCTTCAAATCCATCAATCAATTGA
- the MYB102 gene encoding transcription factor MYB74 — protein sequence MGRAPCCDKNGLKKGPWTPEEDQKLIDYIQKHGYGNWRTLPKNAGLQRCGKSCRLRWTNYLRPDIKRGRFSFEEEETIIQLHSILGNKWSAIAARLPGRTDNEIKNYWNTHIRKRLLRMGIDPVTHSPRLDLLDLSSILNHSIYNNSSHHQMNLSRLLGHVQPLVNPELLRLATSLISSQRQNTNNFLIPNNLQENQIICQNQLPQMVQNNQIQDFSTISTTPCVPFSSHEAQLMQPPITTKIEDFSSDLENFGNSQNNCQVINDDEWQLSNGVTDDYFPLQNYGYYDPLTSDENNNNFNLQSVVLSNLSTPSSSPTPLNSNSTYFNNSSSTTTEDERDSYCSNMLNFDNIPNIWDTTNEFM from the exons ATGGGTAGAGCTCCTTGTTGTGACAAAAATGGACTTAAAAAGGGTCCATGGACACCTGAAGAAGATCAAAAACTCATTGATTACATTCAAAAACATGGATATGGTAATTGGAGGACTCTTCCAAAGAATGCtg GGCTTCAAAGATGTGGAAAAAGTTGTAGGCTTCGTTGGACTAATTATCTAAGGCCAGATATTAAAAGAGGAAGATTTTCATTTGAAGAAGAGGAGACTATCATTCAACTCCACAGTATTTTAGGCAACAa GTGGTCTGCTATTGCTGCACGTTTACCTGGTAGAACTGATAATGAAATCAAGAACTATTGGAATACGCATATCAGGAAAAGGCTTTTGAGAATGGGGATTGATCCAGTGACACACAGTCCACGTCTTGATCTTCTTgatctttcttccattttaaaCCATTCAATTTACAATAATTCATCTCATCATCAAATGAACCTTTCAAGATTGTTAGGCCATGTGCAACCTTTGGTTAATCCTGAACTCTTGAGATTAGCTACTTCTCTTATATCATCCCAACGCCAAAACACAAACAACTTTTTAATCCCAAATAATcttcaagaaaatcaaataatttgcCAAAACCAATTGCCACAAATGGTCCAAAATAACCAAATTCAAGATTTTTCAACTATAAGTACAACCCCATGTGTTCCATTTTCTAGTCATGAAGCTCAACTCATGCAGCCACCAATTACAACAAAAATAGAGGATTTCTCATCAGATCTTGAAAACTTTGGTAACTCACAAAATAATTGTCAagttattaatgatgatgagtGGCAATTAAGCAATGGTGTAACGGATGATTATTTTCCTTTACAAAACTATGGGTACTATGATCCTCTAACGTCCGatgaaaacaacaacaattttaATCTCCAGTCAGTTGTTTTGTCGAATTTATCGACACCTTCATCAAGTCCTACGCCATTGAATTCAAATTCAACTTACTTCAACAATAGCAGCAGCACAACTACTGAAGATGAAAGAGATAGCTACTGCAGCAACATGTTGAACTTTGATAATATTCCAAATATCTGGGATACTACTAatgaatttatgtaa